One genomic window of Mucilaginibacter sp. SJ includes the following:
- a CDS encoding DUF92 domain-containing protein has translation MWLSYGLLALILVAGVTYSISARKLTIIAALTGAAVAILVFAGAGFTGLAMMTIFFILGSAATSVQSKTKKDLNADQKGGRTAGQVLANAGTAALCGILILVFPAQTQVLQLMIAASFASATADTLSSELGTVYGKRFFNIITLKPDLRGLDGVISLEGTLIGVIGSVIIAVVYAIGMGWTTNLIWIIVAGTLGNLTDSVLGAVLERKNLINNNTVNFLNTLIAALFMLLYFVL, from the coding sequence ATGTGGTTAAGTTATGGTTTGCTGGCACTTATTTTAGTAGCTGGTGTAACATACAGTATATCGGCCCGTAAGCTAACTATTATAGCAGCATTAACCGGTGCTGCAGTTGCCATCCTGGTATTTGCCGGTGCCGGCTTTACAGGTTTAGCCATGATGACCATCTTTTTTATTTTAGGTTCGGCAGCTACTTCGGTACAAAGCAAAACAAAGAAGGATTTAAACGCAGATCAAAAAGGAGGGAGAACAGCCGGGCAGGTTTTAGCGAATGCCGGTACGGCTGCCTTATGCGGAATTTTGATCCTCGTTTTTCCGGCCCAAACTCAAGTTTTACAATTGATGATTGCCGCGAGCTTCGCTTCGGCAACAGCCGATACACTGTCATCAGAGTTAGGGACGGTTTACGGAAAACGTTTCTTCAATATTATAACCCTAAAGCCGGATTTACGCGGGCTTGATGGGGTGATCAGCTTAGAGGGTACTTTAATTGGCGTAATTGGCTCGGTTATCATTGCTGTTGTTTATGCCATAGGAATGGGTTGGACAACAAATCTCATCTGGATTATTGTTGCAGGTACACTCGGTAATCTAACAGATTCCGTTTTAGGAGCTGTGTTGGAAAGAAAAAATCTAATCAACAACAATACCGTAAATTTTTTAAATACCCTGATAGCCGCTTTGTTTATGTTGTTGTACTTTGTTTTGTAA
- a CDS encoding YceH family protein, with translation MDSPQTLPVLDAEELRVLGTLMEKAKTTPDYYPMTLNGLVAACNQKTSRRPVTNYDDDTVINALNSLKRRGLTSTATGGSIRNIKYKHNFAIVFPVIPSEVALICLLILRGPQTPGELNTNSGRMYEFESIEEVQEILDKLAGGEMPYIVQLPKRPGQKEVRYAHLLAGVPEFNDDDFADEPSGRPSSSAMEARLAKAEQEIAELKEIVGRLLRELGVE, from the coding sequence ATGGATTCACCGCAAACTTTACCCGTACTTGATGCCGAAGAACTACGCGTACTTGGTACTTTAATGGAAAAAGCCAAAACCACGCCCGATTATTATCCCATGACCCTTAACGGACTGGTGGCCGCCTGCAACCAGAAAACATCCCGTAGGCCCGTTACCAATTATGATGATGATACTGTTATCAATGCGCTAAACTCATTAAAACGACGCGGGTTGACATCCACCGCTACCGGCGGTTCTATCCGTAATATTAAATACAAACACAATTTTGCTATTGTGTTTCCGGTGATACCATCAGAAGTAGCGCTGATTTGCCTGCTGATTCTTCGCGGTCCTCAAACGCCCGGTGAATTGAATACTAACAGCGGCCGCATGTACGAATTTGAATCGATAGAGGAGGTACAGGAAATCCTGGATAAATTGGCCGGGGGAGAAATGCCTTATATAGTACAGTTGCCAAAACGCCCGGGCCAAAAGGAAGTGCGGTATGCGCATTTATTAGCCGGAGTGCCTGAATTTAATGACGATGACTTTGCCGATGAACCAAGCGGTCGTCCGTCTTCATCAGCAATGGAAGCCCGTTTGGCTAAAGCAGAACAGGAAATTGCTGAGTTGAAAGAAATTGTGGGCAGGTTGCTGAGGGAATTGGGAGTGGAGTAA
- a CDS encoding MBL fold metallo-hydrolase, producing MSLFITSLNSGSNGNCYYVGNDQEAILVDVGISCRETEKRMTRLGLSMQKVKAIFVSHEHSDHIRGIPVLAKKYQLPVYITPGTLMHLSGVDHFKVHHLSAFQTVPIGDLEVTSFPKIHDASEPHSFMVTCRDVKVGVFTDLGIVCDQLIRYFSQCHAAFLEANYDDNMLDKGGYPYYLKQRIRGGKGHLSNKQALSLFMTHRPPHMTHLLLSHLSKNNNDPKLVEDLFTNCADGINIIVASRHEETPVYYISSTVVQHEPLGQLGLGF from the coding sequence ATGTCTTTATTCATTACATCATTAAATTCGGGAAGTAACGGCAATTGCTATTACGTGGGGAACGATCAGGAGGCTATATTGGTTGATGTAGGCATTTCATGCCGCGAAACTGAAAAACGCATGACCCGGCTCGGGCTATCTATGCAAAAGGTAAAAGCCATTTTTGTATCGCATGAACATTCTGATCATATTCGCGGTATTCCGGTATTAGCAAAAAAATACCAACTGCCGGTTTACATTACCCCCGGAACATTGATGCACCTTAGCGGTGTAGATCATTTTAAAGTTCACCATCTGAGCGCATTCCAAACCGTACCTATAGGCGACCTGGAGGTAACTTCCTTCCCTAAAATACATGATGCATCTGAGCCGCACAGTTTTATGGTGACCTGCCGCGATGTTAAGGTTGGCGTATTTACCGACCTGGGAATAGTGTGCGACCAACTGATCCGCTATTTTAGCCAATGCCACGCTGCTTTTTTGGAAGCCAATTACGATGATAATATGCTGGATAAAGGCGGTTACCCTTATTACTTAAAACAACGCATCCGCGGCGGTAAGGGACATTTATCAAACAAACAGGCACTGAGTTTATTCATGACGCATCGTCCCCCGCACATGACCCACCTGCTGCTTTCGCATCTTTCCAAAAATAACAACGACCCTAAACTGGTAGAGGATTTGTTTACCAATTGTGCCGATGGTATTAATATCATCGTGGCTTCAAGGCACGAGGAAACACCGGTTTATTATATTAGCAGCACGGTTGTTCAGCATGAACCTTTGGGGCAGCTTGGTCTTGGCTTTTAG
- a CDS encoding ABC transporter ATP-binding protein has translation MIKISNLEKFYRTEEVETIALNKLSMEVATGEFVAIMGPSGCGKSTLLNILGMLDDPDAGSYVFNEIEVAHFNERKRADLRKHNIGFVFQSFNLIDELTVFENVELPLIYTGVAASERVKRVEEVLDKMQIMHRRNHYPQQLSGGQQQRVAIARAVVNKPKLILADEPTGNLDSSNGNDVMELLTDLNEQGTTIIMVTHSEHDARYSHRIIRLLDGQTVMENIMV, from the coding sequence ATGATAAAAATTTCTAATCTTGAGAAATTCTACCGTACCGAAGAGGTAGAGACCATCGCGTTAAACAAGCTGTCGATGGAAGTGGCTACAGGCGAGTTTGTAGCCATTATGGGCCCGTCGGGCTGCGGTAAATCAACCCTGCTTAATATTTTAGGAATGCTTGATGATCCGGATGCCGGCAGCTATGTTTTTAATGAAATTGAAGTAGCGCATTTTAATGAGCGCAAACGCGCCGATTTGCGTAAACACAACATCGGTTTCGTGTTCCAGAGCTTTAACCTTATTGATGAGCTTACCGTATTTGAAAACGTTGAATTGCCATTGATTTACACAGGGGTAGCTGCGTCAGAGCGTGTTAAAAGGGTGGAAGAGGTGTTAGACAAAATGCAGATCATGCACCGTCGCAACCACTATCCGCAGCAGTTATCAGGTGGTCAGCAACAGCGTGTGGCTATTGCCCGTGCAGTTGTTAATAAGCCAAAGCTGATCCTTGCGGATGAGCCTACCGGTAACCTGGATAGCAGTAACGGTAACGATGTAATGGAGCTGCTTACCGATTTGAACGAACAGGGAACTACCATTATCATGGTTACGCACTCTGAGCATGATGCCCGTTACAGTCACCGCATTATACGCCTGCTTGACGGACAAACCGTGATGGAAAATATCATGGTTTAG
- a CDS encoding sensor histidine kinase — MIFNRYEWRLLLRVFLLLIVLIVTAFVIVSLNQLLYLVILLPLVAYSVVDMIRFQKKAQDEVNQFVESIHYRDFSRHFDVRKAPNELKPLRKGFNDINTTFKLISRERETQYHYLQKILELVDTGILSYEEETGETGWINEAFKTIIGVPYLKTVHSLEKREPSLYAELIKLKPGDSKIITVTRNQQQVKILVNASLMRSDDKLYKLIAFQNVNEALDETESKAWSKLLNVMTHEIMNSVAPISSLADTLKNRLQSPDIAESLPHSDLEDIELGIDTIKRRSEGLLKFTESYRSLNKITKLDLNKIMVRNIFENLNSLMTPTLEKKKIELEIILRDPTLAIEADINLIEQVMINLLVNAIEAVKDRETPRITLTAEIQGGKTFVKVIDNGLGMPPELLDKIFIPFFSTRKTGSGIGLSLCKQIMLLHKGNIQVQSTEGKGSAFILSFV, encoded by the coding sequence ATGATATTTAACCGTTATGAGTGGCGGCTTTTGCTGCGTGTATTTTTATTGCTGATTGTACTTATCGTTACGGCTTTTGTTATAGTAAGCCTTAATCAGCTGTTGTACCTCGTGATCCTGTTGCCCCTGGTTGCTTACTCGGTGGTGGATATGATCCGTTTTCAGAAAAAGGCACAGGACGAAGTAAATCAGTTTGTAGAGTCGATCCATTACCGTGATTTTTCCCGCCATTTTGATGTACGCAAGGCACCCAATGAGCTTAAGCCCCTGCGTAAAGGTTTTAACGATATCAATACCACATTCAAACTAATAAGCCGCGAACGCGAAACACAATATCATTACTTGCAAAAGATCCTTGAACTGGTAGATACCGGTATTTTATCCTACGAAGAAGAAACCGGCGAAACCGGCTGGATCAATGAAGCTTTTAAAACCATAATCGGGGTGCCCTATCTAAAAACGGTGCATTCGCTCGAAAAACGCGAACCATCATTGTATGCCGAACTGATTAAACTTAAGCCGGGCGATAGTAAGATCATCACGGTAACCCGTAACCAACAACAGGTTAAAATACTGGTGAACGCCAGCCTGATGCGCAGCGATGATAAACTATACAAACTCATCGCTTTTCAAAACGTAAACGAAGCTTTGGATGAAACGGAGTCGAAAGCGTGGTCGAAATTGCTTAATGTAATGACGCATGAGATCATGAACTCCGTAGCTCCTATTTCTTCCCTCGCGGATACGCTCAAGAACCGCCTGCAAAGCCCTGATATTGCCGAAAGTCTGCCTCACAGCGATTTGGAAGATATTGAGCTTGGTATCGATACCATCAAGCGCCGCAGCGAAGGCCTGCTTAAGTTTACCGAAAGCTACCGCAGCCTCAATAAGATCACCAAACTTGATCTGAACAAGATCATGGTGCGCAATATATTCGAGAACCTCAACAGCTTGATGACGCCTACCCTTGAGAAAAAGAAGATAGAACTTGAGATTATCCTGCGCGATCCGACACTTGCCATTGAAGCCGATATTAACCTCATTGAACAGGTGATGATCAATTTGCTGGTTAACGCTATTGAAGCTGTAAAAGACCGCGAAACACCGCGCATCACGCTTACGGCTGAGATTCAGGGTGGAAAAACCTTTGTAAAAGTTATCGATAATGGATTAGGCATGCCACCCGAACTGCTCGACAAAATCTTTATCCCTTTCTTCAGTACCCGTAAAACAGGCAGCGGTATTGGCTTAAGCCTGTGTAAACAGATCATGCTGTTACACAAGGGAAATATTCAAGTTCAATCAACCGAGGGGAAAGGTTCGGCGTTTATATTATCTTTCGTATAA
- a CDS encoding efflux RND transporter periplasmic adaptor subunit yields the protein MDRKIEKKTWNSKKILTIAGITGIILLIGGSIYLTSGKSKLDVDTERLTISTITKGPFQEFIPVNGVVMPLTTIFLDASEGGVVEEKYVEDGANLKKGDRILRMSNTDLELTLANQETAVYAEQTQMQISHNNAQQNTISKLNTMADVENAYKEAERIYKLDKHLYDQKAIGLQEYQSAKNTYDYQVNRYKLAKQILRQDTALVKQQASQSQEQYAHMKTTLELMRKKVAGLVLVAPTDGQLTSMDAEVGQSKNKGEHLGQIDVQSGFKVRVDIDEHYLSRIYTGLKGDFQFADQTYNLVIKKVYTQVKTTGSFQVDMQFVGKVPTGIRKGQTLQVRLALSDQMQAVLVPKGGFFQQTGGNWIFKVSEDGSKAYRVNIQLGRQSPDYFVVTEGLNPGDKVITSSYETYGDIQELVLKK from the coding sequence GTGGACAGAAAAATTGAGAAAAAGACCTGGAACAGCAAAAAGATACTTACCATTGCAGGTATTACAGGCATTATTTTACTAATAGGCGGCAGTATTTATCTTACATCGGGTAAAAGCAAGCTTGATGTTGATACCGAACGCTTAACTATAAGTACTATTACCAAAGGTCCTTTCCAGGAATTTATACCGGTTAACGGCGTGGTTATGCCGCTAACTACCATATTTCTTGATGCATCTGAAGGCGGTGTTGTTGAAGAAAAATACGTTGAAGACGGAGCTAACCTTAAAAAAGGTGACCGGATCCTGAGAATGTCTAATACCGATCTTGAGCTTACTTTAGCTAACCAGGAAACCGCGGTTTATGCCGAGCAAACCCAAATGCAGATCTCCCATAACAATGCACAGCAAAATACCATCAGCAAGCTAAATACTATGGCCGATGTGGAGAATGCATATAAAGAGGCTGAAAGGATTTACAAGTTGGACAAACATTTATATGATCAGAAAGCCATCGGCCTGCAGGAATATCAATCAGCCAAAAACACCTACGATTACCAGGTAAATCGCTACAAATTGGCTAAACAGATTCTTAGGCAGGATACAGCACTGGTTAAGCAACAGGCTTCGCAATCACAGGAACAATATGCCCACATGAAAACTACGCTTGAACTGATGCGAAAAAAAGTGGCCGGTTTAGTATTGGTGGCGCCTACCGATGGTCAGTTAACCTCAATGGATGCCGAAGTAGGTCAGAGCAAAAATAAGGGCGAGCATTTGGGGCAGATAGACGTACAATCGGGCTTTAAAGTTAGGGTTGATATTGATGAGCACTATCTGTCGCGTATTTACACAGGCCTGAAAGGCGATTTTCAGTTTGCCGATCAAACCTATAACCTGGTTATAAAAAAGGTATATACCCAGGTTAAAACAACAGGTAGTTTCCAGGTTGATATGCAGTTCGTAGGCAAGGTGCCAACCGGCATCCGTAAAGGCCAAACGCTGCAGGTAAGGCTGGCATTGAGCGATCAGATGCAGGCGGTATTGGTGCCTAAAGGCGGTTTCTTCCAACAAACAGGCGGCAACTGGATCTTTAAGGTAAGTGAAGATGGTTCAAAAGCATACAGAGTAAACATCCAGCTTGGACGCCAGAGCCCCGATTATTTTGTGGTAACAGAAGGCTTAAATCCGGGCGATAAGGTTATTACCTCAAGTTATGAAACCTATGGTGATATTCAGGAGCTTGTGCTGAAAAAATAA
- a CDS encoding NADPH-dependent FMN reductase has translation MTLGKLTKFWKLRKFGSTTSAFMNYKGNIFAISGSLRTGSSNHNILKFLGRLIPADINYSIYDRLADIPPFDPGLDHEYPPESASELRSLMKDTSGIIICTPEYAFGVPGQLKNMLDWMVSSGSLVDKPVALVTASSVGSHAHEALLLTLRALSAKVTAGATLLIPFIRSKIDVNGNITDEQTEGALRDVMEVFLKEI, from the coding sequence ATGACATTAGGAAAACTTACGAAGTTTTGGAAACTTCGTAAGTTTGGTTCTACAACGTCTGCTTTCATGAATTATAAAGGCAATATTTTCGCTATTTCCGGTAGCTTAAGAACCGGTTCATCCAATCATAATATTTTGAAGTTTTTAGGTAGATTAATTCCGGCTGATATCAACTATTCTATATATGATAGACTGGCAGATATACCTCCGTTTGATCCAGGGCTTGACCACGAATATCCACCAGAATCAGCTTCAGAGTTGCGAAGCTTGATGAAAGATACATCAGGCATTATTATCTGCACCCCGGAGTATGCATTTGGAGTTCCCGGTCAGCTTAAAAACATGTTGGATTGGATGGTCTCGAGCGGTTCGTTGGTTGATAAACCTGTAGCTTTAGTTACCGCGTCATCAGTTGGCAGTCATGCGCATGAGGCACTGCTCCTGACACTTCGGGCGCTTTCGGCAAAAGTAACAGCAGGAGCAACTTTGCTTATTCCTTTTATCAGGAGTAAAATAGATGTGAATGGGAATATTACAGATGAGCAAACTGAGGGGGCTTTGCGGGATGTAATGGAAGTATTTTTAAAAGAAATATAG
- a CDS encoding ABC transporter permease, which produces MIKNKLYSAINIGGLGVGMAVSFMLLLYVYNEFTYDGFHENKDRLYKVMRNQPSNGEINTGDATPVQIAAALQKDYPEVEYAARANWSYDQLFNYNNKPLKVNTIAADESFLNMFTLDFVKGNKKDAFRDMSSVIMSESAVKAVFGDVDPIGKTVKLNGSRLVKVSAVYKDLPRNSTFRFNALISWKLYEADNGWVKTSGWGNYSFKTYVMLKPGVNIDKLNLEIKKLIGRYDDHNKENQLFLFPFAKWHLHSEFKNGVNTGGAIEYVRLFLFLAIGILLIACINFMNLSTARSERRSREVGIRKVVGARRIAIVQQFLGESILTAIISLVVALVIIASTLGYFNEIIHKQLTIPYSNAWTWGAAILVTLITGLLAGSYPALFLSSFKPVKVLKGANKTGRKTLHSRQVLVIVQFVFATCLILSSILIYKQINYIKDRPVGYSQNGLIEISLDGNLYKEYENFRTDIINAGAAVDAAETSGSIASNGSSSWGINWPGQLPGEDKIPIDQIVTSFHFISTYKLELIKGRDYIPGRMADSLSLIMNESAVKLMRLKDPLGQIVKWQGRNCTVVGIVKDFVWGSPYEPVKPAIIGFDKGWAGQLGIRLNPNAPISKSLATIGDIYKKYNPEYPFEYKFVDENFSGKFENEKLLGTLSSSFTVLAIIISCLGLFGLASFSAEQRKKEISIRKVLGASISSLWFNLSREFLILVVISFIIGSALSWYNMSKWLQHYTYRTDISAWVFIVTIGISMVVCLLTVSWQAIKAALSNPVKSLKNE; this is translated from the coding sequence TTGATTAAAAACAAACTTTATTCGGCCATCAACATTGGAGGTTTGGGTGTTGGCATGGCCGTGAGCTTTATGTTGCTGTTATATGTTTATAATGAATTTACTTATGATGGGTTTCATGAAAATAAAGACAGGCTGTATAAGGTAATGCGCAATCAGCCTTCAAATGGCGAAATAAACACGGGAGATGCCACACCCGTGCAGATTGCTGCCGCGCTGCAAAAAGACTATCCGGAGGTTGAGTATGCTGCCCGTGCAAACTGGTCATACGATCAACTGTTTAATTACAACAATAAACCGTTAAAAGTAAATACCATTGCGGCCGACGAGTCATTTCTGAATATGTTTACACTTGATTTTGTAAAGGGTAACAAAAAAGATGCTTTCAGGGATATGTCGTCAGTTATCATGTCCGAATCGGCAGTAAAGGCCGTTTTTGGCGATGTTGATCCTATAGGTAAGACTGTTAAGTTAAATGGTTCGCGGCTGGTAAAAGTGAGTGCTGTTTACAAAGATCTGCCCCGGAATTCTACGTTCAGGTTTAACGCGCTCATTTCATGGAAACTTTATGAAGCTGACAATGGCTGGGTGAAAACATCGGGCTGGGGTAATTATTCGTTCAAAACTTATGTTATGCTTAAGCCTGGTGTTAATATAGATAAGCTTAATCTGGAAATCAAAAAGTTAATTGGTCGTTATGACGACCATAATAAAGAAAATCAACTGTTTTTGTTTCCATTTGCCAAATGGCACCTGCACAGCGAGTTCAAAAATGGAGTAAATACAGGCGGCGCAATTGAATATGTGCGTTTATTCCTGTTTCTTGCAATAGGCATTTTGCTTATTGCCTGTATCAACTTTATGAACCTTTCTACTGCGCGGTCTGAACGTCGTTCCCGCGAGGTTGGGATCCGTAAAGTTGTGGGTGCGCGGAGAATAGCCATTGTCCAGCAGTTTTTAGGCGAATCAATCCTAACCGCTATAATTTCGCTTGTTGTTGCACTGGTAATAATAGCATCAACGCTTGGCTATTTTAACGAAATCATACACAAGCAACTAACAATTCCTTATAGCAATGCGTGGACATGGGGAGCCGCTATATTAGTAACCCTGATAACAGGTTTATTGGCAGGTAGTTACCCGGCTTTATTCTTGTCGTCGTTTAAACCGGTAAAAGTTTTAAAGGGCGCTAACAAAACGGGTAGAAAAACGCTGCACTCAAGACAGGTATTGGTTATTGTACAATTTGTATTTGCTACATGTCTTATACTTTCAAGTATCCTGATTTATAAACAGATCAACTACATTAAAGACCGCCCGGTAGGTTATTCACAAAATGGACTTATAGAGATCTCATTAGATGGCAATTTATATAAAGAATATGAAAACTTCAGAACGGATATAATTAACGCGGGAGCCGCTGTTGATGCTGCAGAAACATCGGGCAGTATAGCCAGTAACGGCAGCAGCAGTTGGGGCATTAACTGGCCCGGGCAGCTACCTGGCGAGGACAAAATACCTATTGACCAGATTGTTACTTCATTTCATTTTATTTCAACTTATAAGCTTGAATTGATAAAAGGGCGTGATTATATACCAGGTCGGATGGCTGACTCACTGTCGCTCATTATGAACGAATCGGCTGTTAAACTAATGCGCTTAAAAGATCCGCTTGGGCAGATAGTGAAATGGCAGGGCCGTAATTGTACCGTGGTTGGTATTGTTAAAGATTTTGTTTGGGGATCGCCATATGAACCCGTGAAGCCTGCTATTATTGGTTTTGATAAAGGTTGGGCAGGTCAGCTTGGTATTCGTTTAAATCCGAATGCTCCGATATCAAAGAGCCTTGCTACAATTGGCGACATTTATAAAAAATATAACCCCGAATATCCATTTGAATACAAGTTTGTTGACGAAAACTTCAGCGGCAAATTTGAAAATGAAAAGCTGTTGGGTACGTTGTCGAGTTCGTTTACTGTGCTGGCCATTATTATATCCTGTCTCGGCTTGTTTGGTTTAGCTTCGTTCTCGGCCGAACAGCGTAAAAAGGAGATCAGTATCCGTAAAGTATTAGGCGCAAGCATCAGTAGTTTGTGGTTCAACCTGTCGAGAGAGTTTTTAATACTCGTGGTTATTTCATTTATTATTGGCTCGGCCCTGAGCTGGTACAACATGAGCAAATGGTTGCAGCATTATACCTACCGTACAGATATAAGTGCCTGGGTATTTATTGTCACTATAGGGATTAGTATGGTAGTTTGCCTGCTTACGGTAAGCTGGCAGGCTATCAAAGCGGCGTTGAGTAATCCGGTTAAGAGTTTGAAAAACGAATAG
- a CDS encoding M90 family metallopeptidase has translation MVPILILIVIALAVFFLLNKKKVVNETPAATLNYKSLLDRYIPYYQHLNVAQKLLFEQKVAGFLAGITIEGVGTTVNDEDKIMIAASAVIPIFGFGDWRYRNLTNVILYPDTFDSEFQFEGENRSILGMVGSGYMNGQMILSRAALTKGFSNSAGKENTAIHEFVHLLDKSDGATDGVPENLLAHEYILPWLKMIHEEIHKIEAGRSDINPYAITNEAEFLAVVSEYFFQKPNELKHKHPELYDMLSSMFSQDLADSDIV, from the coding sequence ATGGTTCCTATCCTCATTCTGATCGTAATTGCACTTGCCGTATTCTTTTTACTCAATAAAAAGAAAGTGGTAAATGAAACGCCTGCTGCCACATTGAATTATAAATCGCTTTTAGATCGGTACATCCCTTATTATCAGCATCTCAACGTTGCTCAAAAACTTCTTTTTGAACAAAAGGTTGCCGGATTTTTAGCTGGTATAACTATCGAGGGCGTTGGCACTACTGTGAATGATGAGGATAAGATCATGATTGCCGCAAGTGCTGTAATCCCGATATTTGGCTTCGGCGACTGGAGATACCGTAACCTCACCAATGTGATCCTTTACCCGGATACTTTCGACAGCGAGTTTCAGTTTGAAGGAGAAAACAGGAGCATTTTAGGAATGGTAGGTTCAGGTTACATGAACGGGCAGATGATCCTTTCAAGAGCGGCTTTAACCAAAGGCTTCAGCAATTCGGCAGGGAAAGAGAATACCGCTATTCATGAGTTTGTGCACCTGCTTGATAAATCAGACGGCGCTACAGATGGTGTACCTGAAAATCTGCTGGCACACGAATATATATTACCATGGCTAAAGATGATCCACGAGGAGATTCACAAGATTGAAGCCGGGCGTTCTGATATCAATCCTTATGCTATCACTAACGAAGCCGAATTTTTAGCCGTTGTTTCCGAATACTTTTTTCAAAAGCCAAACGAGTTGAAACATAAACACCCGGAGCTTTACGATATGCTGAGTTCGATGTTCTCGCAGGATTTGGCTGATAGCGATATTGTATGA
- a CDS encoding sigma-54-dependent transcriptional regulator, with the protein MILKKATVLIVDDDPDVLTAVKLLLKPEAREIITEKNPENLNWLLQRNEVDLILLDMNFNSAINTGNEGLYWLRKVKEWKPDVCVIMITAYGDIDLAVRSLKEGANDFVVKPWHNEKLINTIKDLLDKKEGGTKITKTPVKSTAGDTSILGESDVMQDIFYKVNKIAPTDANILILGENGTGKDLMAKAIHERSLRADKPFVKVDVGALTDTLFESELFGHKKGAFTDAREDRMGRFEEAQGGTLFLDEIGNISLQQQAKLLTILQNRQVTRLGTNKPVDVDIRLICATNVPLSELANENKFRKDLIYRINTVEINMPPLRRRNEDIVILARHFAKLYASKYLKPSMDFDTAAINKLKSYNFPGNVRELQYTIERAVIMADDSTLRPDDLIFSILETSTESVVDADNIPLSALEKNAILRVIEKHNGNITRAAKELGLTRTALYRRLSKYDI; encoded by the coding sequence ATGATACTTAAAAAAGCCACCGTTTTAATTGTTGATGACGATCCGGACGTACTTACCGCGGTTAAACTTTTGCTAAAACCAGAAGCCCGGGAAATCATCACCGAAAAGAACCCTGAAAACCTGAACTGGCTGCTGCAACGTAACGAGGTTGATCTGATTTTGCTTGACATGAACTTTAACAGCGCCATAAATACCGGCAACGAAGGATTGTACTGGCTGCGTAAAGTAAAAGAATGGAAACCTGACGTTTGCGTGATCATGATAACCGCTTATGGTGATATTGACCTTGCCGTCCGTTCGCTTAAAGAAGGCGCCAATGATTTTGTAGTAAAGCCATGGCATAACGAAAAGCTGATAAACACTATAAAAGATCTTTTGGATAAAAAAGAAGGTGGAACAAAAATCACCAAAACCCCTGTAAAAAGCACTGCGGGAGACACTTCTATCCTTGGTGAATCGGACGTGATGCAGGATATTTTTTATAAGGTGAACAAGATAGCCCCTACCGATGCCAATATCCTGATTCTTGGGGAGAACGGTACTGGTAAAGATCTTATGGCAAAAGCAATTCATGAACGTTCGCTCCGTGCCGATAAACCATTTGTTAAGGTAGATGTGGGCGCTTTGACTGATACCCTATTTGAAAGCGAATTATTCGGTCATAAGAAAGGTGCTTTTACAGATGCACGGGAAGACCGCATGGGCCGTTTTGAAGAAGCCCAGGGCGGTACGTTGTTTTTAGATGAGATTGGCAATATCAGTTTGCAGCAGCAGGCCAAATTGCTAACCATTTTACAAAACCGCCAGGTAACCCGATTGGGCACCAACAAACCTGTTGACGTGGATATCAGGCTCATTTGCGCTACAAACGTACCTTTGAGTGAACTGGCGAATGAAAACAAGTTCCGTAAGGATTTGATCTATCGTATCAATACTGTCGAGATCAATATGCCGCCGCTGCGCCGCCGTAATGAGGATATTGTAATATTGGCCCGCCATTTTGCGAAATTATACGCAAGTAAATACCTTAAGCCATCAATGGACTTTGATACGGCAGCTATTAACAAGCTTAAATCGTACAATTTTCCGGGGAATGTGCGTGAATTACAATATACTATTGAGCGTGCCGTAATCATGGCCGATGATAGCACATTGAGGCCCGACGATCTGATTTTTTCGATACTGGAAACCTCAACAGAAAGCGTAGTTGATGCCGATAATATTCCGTTGAGTGCCCTTGAGAAGAACGCGATATTACGGGTTATTGAAAAACACAACGGCAACATTACCCGTGCAGCCAAAGAGCTTGGCCTTACCCGCACCGCTTTATACCGAAGATTAAGCAAATATGATATTTAA